The Thermobispora bispora DSM 43833 genome window below encodes:
- the gcvH gene encoding glycine cleavage system protein GcvH has translation MSSIIPEDLSYTKEHEWVAEQEDGVTVTVGITAYATEQLGDVVYVQVPEVGSTVTAGDAVGEVESTKSVNDIFSPVTGEVVEINTAVLDDPSLLNSDPYGEGWLFKVRVEEMPDDLLSAEEYQAHISGQS, from the coding sequence GTGAGCAGCATCATTCCCGAGGACCTGAGCTACACCAAAGAGCACGAGTGGGTGGCTGAGCAGGAGGACGGCGTCACCGTGACCGTCGGCATCACGGCGTACGCCACCGAGCAGCTCGGCGACGTGGTGTACGTCCAGGTGCCCGAGGTCGGCTCCACGGTCACGGCCGGTGACGCGGTCGGCGAGGTCGAGTCCACCAAGTCGGTCAACGACATCTTCTCGCCGGTGACCGGCGAGGTGGTGGAGATCAACACCGCGGTGCTCGACGACCCCTCCCTGCTCAACTCCGACCCGTACGGCGAGGGCTGGCTCTTCAAGGTCCGGGTCGAGGAGATGCCGGACGACCTGCTCTCCGCCGAGGAGTACCAGGCGCACATCTCCGGGCAGTCCTGA
- the gcvT gene encoding glycine cleavage system aminomethyltransferase GcvT, producing the protein MSRPTPLREVHERLGATLTDFAGWLMPLRYGSESAEHRAVRTAAGLFDLSHMGEIFVTGPQAGEALDYALVGHLSALAEGRARYTMIVNEHGGIIDDLIVYRLAGDEYLVVANAANTATVAAELTARAGSFDAQVTDRSAEYALIALQGPNSVAILQKLADTDVAPIPYYGVRSGTVAGTPALIARTGYTGEDGFELFVRAEDAVATWQALTEAGTELGLVPVGLAARDTLRLEAGMPLYGNELSTELTPYDAGLGRVVRLDKPGDFVGRAALARAADTGPTRRLVGLVARGRRVPRSGYPVLRDGRVVGEVTSGAPSPWLGKPIAMAYVSADAVEEGGELAVDIRGRQEPVDVVELPFYRRSK; encoded by the coding sequence ATGTCCCGACCCACCCCTTTGCGCGAGGTGCATGAGCGCTTGGGCGCGACTTTGACCGACTTCGCCGGCTGGCTGATGCCGCTCCGCTACGGGAGCGAGTCCGCGGAGCACCGGGCGGTGCGCACGGCCGCCGGGCTGTTCGATCTCTCCCACATGGGAGAGATCTTCGTGACCGGGCCCCAGGCGGGCGAGGCGCTCGATTACGCTCTCGTCGGCCATCTGAGCGCCCTCGCCGAGGGCCGGGCCCGGTACACGATGATCGTCAACGAGCACGGCGGGATCATCGACGACCTGATCGTCTACCGGCTCGCCGGGGACGAGTACCTCGTCGTCGCCAACGCGGCGAACACCGCCACGGTCGCCGCGGAGCTGACCGCACGGGCCGGGTCCTTCGACGCCCAGGTCACGGACCGATCCGCCGAGTACGCGCTCATCGCCCTCCAGGGGCCGAACAGCGTGGCGATCCTGCAGAAGCTCGCCGACACGGACGTGGCCCCGATCCCCTACTACGGCGTCCGCTCCGGCACGGTCGCCGGGACGCCCGCGCTGATCGCCCGGACCGGGTACACGGGGGAAGATGGTTTCGAGCTGTTCGTCCGCGCCGAGGACGCGGTGGCGACGTGGCAGGCCCTCACCGAGGCCGGTACCGAGCTCGGCCTGGTGCCCGTGGGCCTGGCCGCCCGGGACACGCTGCGGTTGGAGGCGGGCATGCCGCTGTACGGCAACGAGCTGAGCACGGAGCTGACGCCGTACGACGCCGGCCTCGGCCGGGTGGTGCGGCTCGACAAGCCCGGCGACTTCGTGGGCCGGGCCGCCCTCGCCCGCGCCGCCGACACCGGCCCGACCCGCCGGCTCGTCGGGCTGGTGGCCCGCGGCCGCCGGGTGCCCCGCAGCGGCTACCCGGTGCTCCGCGATGGAAGGGTCGTGGGAGAGGTGACGAGCGGCGCTCCCTCCCCCTGGCTCGGCAAGCCGATCGCGATGGCCTACGTGTCCGCCGATGCCGTGGAAGAAGGCGGAGAGCTCGCCGTGGACATCCGCGGCCGCCAGGAACCGGTCGATGTCGTTGAGCTGCCTTTCTACAGGAGGAGCAAGTGA
- a CDS encoding SDR family oxidoreductase, whose product MRPTALITGASRGVGEAIARALAPGHDLILGGRDRARLERLCGELGARPWPVELTAVTEADVAGIDRLDVLVHSAGIARLGQVADLPAEAWRETFELNVIAVAELTRLLLPALRAAGGHVVLINSGSGQRAGAGWGCYAASKFALRAFADALRLEEQPHGVRVTTIYPGRIDTDMQRAVRAHEGGPYEPDKYLSPESVARAVLAALEAPPDAHITEITIRPAGGRLN is encoded by the coding sequence ATGCGGCCCACGGCTCTGATCACCGGCGCCTCCCGCGGGGTGGGGGAGGCGATCGCCCGCGCGCTCGCGCCCGGCCACGACCTCATCCTCGGCGGGCGGGACCGCGCCCGGCTGGAGCGGCTCTGCGGCGAGCTGGGCGCGCGCCCCTGGCCGGTCGAGCTCACCGCCGTCACCGAGGCGGACGTCGCCGGGATCGACCGGCTCGACGTGCTCGTGCACAGCGCGGGGATCGCGCGGCTCGGCCAGGTGGCCGACCTCCCGGCCGAGGCGTGGCGGGAGACGTTCGAGCTCAACGTGATCGCCGTGGCCGAGCTCACCCGCCTGCTGCTCCCGGCGCTCCGGGCGGCCGGAGGCCACGTGGTGCTGATCAACTCGGGCTCCGGGCAGCGCGCCGGCGCCGGCTGGGGGTGCTACGCGGCGAGCAAGTTCGCGCTGCGCGCCTTCGCCGACGCGCTCCGGCTGGAGGAGCAGCCGCACGGCGTGCGGGTCACCACGATCTACCCGGGCCGCATCGACACCGACATGCAGCGCGCGGTGCGCGCGCACGAGGGCGGGCCGTACGAGCCGGACAAGTACCTCAGCCCCGAGTCGGTGGCGCGGGCGGTGCTCGCCGCCCTCGAGGCGCCGCCGGACGCCCACATCACCGAGATCACCATCCGCCCGGCCGGCGGCCGGCTCAACTGA
- a CDS encoding formimidoylglutamate deiminase has protein sequence MHTTYWCEMAWLPAGEVAESVVIEVEGRRITDVRPGAPAPPEAVRLAGLTLPGFADCHSHVFQRALRGRTQNERGGFWGWRERMYHLAAALDPDTLPALATAAFAEMALAGITCVGEFHYLHHGPGGVPYADPNEMGHAVIRAAKEAGLRITLLDTCYLTGGVGAPLTGTQVRFSDRTVDRWAARAEDLAARYAGDEEVEIGAAIHSVRAVPPEQMPVVVEFAHRNHAPLHMHVSEQRAENEACVDAYSATPVQVLHEHGALGPRSTAVHAIHVSDVDIALLGGSSTHVCACRTTERDLADGVGPLRELFLAGSPLTLGTDSNAVVDMFEEARAVELDERLTTGERARWTAAELLTAATAAGHASLGFPDAGCLTPGAWADLVAIRLDSARTAGAAGPWAAETAVFAATAADVHTVISGGRRIVEDGRHVLGDVGRLLREALARLG, from the coding sequence GTGCACACGACCTACTGGTGTGAGATGGCGTGGCTCCCGGCCGGTGAGGTCGCGGAGAGCGTCGTCATCGAGGTCGAGGGCCGGCGGATCACGGACGTGCGGCCCGGCGCGCCCGCCCCTCCGGAGGCGGTGCGGCTGGCCGGGCTCACCCTCCCCGGGTTCGCCGACTGCCACTCGCACGTGTTCCAGCGGGCCCTGCGCGGGCGGACCCAGAACGAGCGGGGCGGGTTCTGGGGCTGGCGCGAGCGCATGTACCACCTCGCGGCCGCGCTCGACCCGGACACCCTCCCCGCCCTCGCCACCGCGGCCTTCGCCGAGATGGCGCTCGCCGGGATCACCTGCGTGGGGGAGTTCCACTACCTCCACCACGGGCCGGGCGGCGTGCCGTACGCGGACCCGAACGAGATGGGCCACGCGGTGATCCGCGCGGCGAAGGAGGCCGGGCTGCGGATCACCCTGCTCGACACCTGCTACCTCACCGGGGGAGTGGGCGCCCCGCTCACCGGCACCCAGGTCAGGTTCAGCGACCGCACCGTGGACCGCTGGGCGGCGCGGGCCGAGGACCTGGCCGCCCGCTACGCCGGGGACGAAGAGGTGGAGATCGGCGCCGCCATCCACTCCGTGCGCGCGGTCCCGCCCGAGCAGATGCCGGTCGTCGTCGAGTTCGCGCACCGGAACCACGCCCCGCTGCACATGCACGTCTCCGAGCAACGGGCGGAGAACGAGGCGTGCGTGGACGCCTACTCCGCCACGCCGGTCCAGGTGCTCCACGAGCACGGCGCGCTGGGGCCGCGGTCCACCGCGGTCCACGCCATCCACGTCTCCGACGTGGACATCGCCCTCCTCGGCGGCTCGTCCACGCACGTGTGCGCCTGCCGTACCACCGAGCGGGACCTCGCCGACGGGGTCGGCCCGCTGCGCGAGCTCTTCCTCGCCGGGTCGCCGCTCACGCTGGGCACGGACAGCAACGCGGTGGTCGACATGTTCGAGGAGGCCCGGGCGGTCGAGCTCGACGAGCGGCTGACCACCGGGGAGCGGGCGCGCTGGACCGCCGCGGAGCTGCTCACCGCGGCCACGGCCGCGGGCCACGCCTCGCTCGGGTTCCCCGACGCGGGGTGCCTCACCCCGGGGGCGTGGGCCGACCTCGTCGCGATCCGCCTCGACTCGGCCCGTACGGCCGGCGCGGCCGGGCCCTGGGCGGCGGAGACCGCGGTGTTCGCCGCGACCGCGGCCGACGTGCACACCGTGATCTCCGGCGGCCGCCGGATCGTCGAGGACGGCCGCCACGTGCTCGGCGACGTGGGCCGGCTCCTGCGGGAGGCGCTCGCCCGCCTCGGCTAG
- the hutI gene encoding imidazolonepropionase, giving the protein MTATVFDHIGLLFTADPEREEIENAALVAEDGVVRWIGPSSRAPAADERVDAEGRAVIPGFVDSHTHLVFAGDRTGEFVARMAGEPYTGGGIHDTVAATRKATIPELVTNTAFLVAEMAEQGTTTVEIKSGYGLTVEDERRCLEIARQFTEETTFLGAHVVPRGMSADEYVRLVAGPMLEACLPFAKWVDVFCERGAFDEDQARQVLAAGIKAGLQARVHANQLGEGPGVRLACEMGAASADHCTYLTDADIAALADSGVVATLLPGAEFATRSPYPDARRLIDAGVTVAIATDCNPGSSFTTSMPFCVALAVRYMGMTPAEAVRAATLGGAKALRRTDVGMLRVGTRADLVILDAPSYVHLAYRPGVPLIAQVWRGGRRIV; this is encoded by the coding sequence ATGACGGCGACGGTGTTCGACCACATCGGGCTGCTGTTCACGGCGGACCCGGAGCGTGAGGAGATCGAGAACGCGGCCCTGGTCGCCGAGGACGGCGTGGTCCGCTGGATCGGGCCGTCGTCCCGGGCGCCGGCCGCGGACGAGCGCGTCGACGCCGAGGGGCGCGCGGTCATCCCCGGCTTCGTCGACAGCCACACCCACCTCGTGTTCGCCGGCGACCGGACCGGCGAGTTCGTCGCCCGGATGGCGGGCGAGCCGTACACCGGGGGCGGGATCCACGACACCGTGGCCGCGACCCGGAAGGCCACCATCCCCGAGCTGGTCACGAACACGGCCTTCCTGGTCGCCGAGATGGCCGAGCAGGGCACCACCACCGTCGAGATCAAGAGCGGGTACGGGCTCACCGTCGAGGACGAGCGCCGCTGCCTGGAGATCGCCCGGCAGTTCACCGAGGAGACGACCTTCCTCGGAGCCCACGTGGTGCCGCGGGGGATGAGCGCGGACGAGTACGTCCGCCTGGTGGCCGGCCCCATGCTCGAGGCCTGCCTGCCGTTCGCCAAGTGGGTGGACGTGTTCTGCGAGCGCGGCGCGTTCGACGAGGACCAGGCGAGGCAGGTGCTCGCCGCCGGGATCAAGGCCGGCCTGCAGGCGCGGGTGCACGCCAACCAGCTCGGGGAGGGCCCCGGGGTGCGGCTCGCCTGCGAGATGGGCGCGGCCTCGGCCGACCACTGCACCTATCTCACCGACGCCGACATCGCCGCGCTCGCCGACAGCGGGGTGGTCGCCACCCTGCTGCCCGGCGCCGAGTTCGCCACCCGCTCGCCGTACCCGGACGCGCGGCGGCTGATCGACGCCGGGGTGACCGTGGCCATCGCCACCGACTGCAACCCGGGCTCGTCGTTCACCACCTCGATGCCGTTCTGCGTGGCGCTCGCGGTCCGGTACATGGGGATGACCCCCGCGGAGGCGGTGCGCGCGGCCACGCTCGGCGGCGCCAAGGCGCTGCGCCGGACCGACGTGGGCATGCTCCGCGTGGGAACCCGCGCCGACCTGGTGATCCTCGACGCGCCGTCCTACGTCCACCTCGCCTACCGGCCGGGGGTTCCGCTCATCGCACAGGTATGGCGGGGCGGCCGGCGGATCGTGTGA
- a CDS encoding sigma-70 family RNA polymerase sigma factor yields the protein MATGNLTQDQATSERDLLGTYLAEIGRVPLLTAEEEVELAKRIEAGLFAEYLLDSALTEPRIGDATDEELERIAISGRRAKDEFIKANLRLVVAVARKYAGRGMPLIDLVQEGNVGLVRAVEKFDYRRGYKFSTYATWWIRQAVGRSIHEQGRPVRLPTHAGEQMTRLMRVRRDILAEQEMEPSDEELADVLDMPIERVRELRRWASDPVSLQLGVGEEDETELGDMIADDAWADPEQQAIDTLDKERLERWLTDLDGRLSEMLRWRYGLVDGKEHTLTEVGERYGIGRDRARRMERDALRHLRKMATAAA from the coding sequence ATGGCGACGGGGAATCTGACGCAGGACCAGGCCACCTCCGAGCGGGACCTTTTGGGGACCTACCTGGCCGAGATCGGGCGGGTTCCCTTGCTGACCGCCGAGGAGGAGGTGGAACTGGCCAAGCGCATCGAGGCCGGTCTCTTCGCGGAGTACCTGCTCGACAGCGCGTTGACCGAGCCGAGGATCGGGGACGCGACCGACGAGGAGCTGGAGCGGATCGCCATCTCAGGGCGGCGGGCCAAGGACGAGTTCATCAAGGCCAACCTCCGGCTGGTGGTCGCCGTGGCGCGGAAGTACGCGGGCCGGGGCATGCCCCTGATCGACCTCGTCCAAGAGGGCAACGTCGGCCTGGTGCGGGCGGTGGAGAAGTTCGACTACCGGCGGGGGTACAAGTTCTCCACCTACGCGACCTGGTGGATCCGGCAGGCCGTGGGGCGCTCGATCCACGAGCAGGGACGGCCGGTCCGGCTCCCCACCCACGCCGGTGAGCAGATGACCAGGCTGATGCGGGTCCGCCGGGACATCCTCGCCGAGCAGGAGATGGAGCCGTCCGACGAGGAGCTCGCCGACGTCCTCGACATGCCGATCGAACGGGTGCGGGAGCTGCGGCGCTGGGCGTCCGACCCGGTCTCCCTCCAGCTCGGCGTCGGTGAGGAGGACGAGACCGAGCTGGGCGACATGATCGCGGACGACGCGTGGGCCGACCCCGAGCAGCAGGCCATCGACACGCTGGACAAGGAGCGGCTGGAACGGTGGCTCACCGACCTGGACGGCCGGCTCAGCGAGATGCTCCGCTGGCGCTACGGCCTGGTCGACGGCAAGGAGCACACCCTCACCGAGGTGGGGGAGCGGTACGGCATCGGCCGGGACCGGGCCCGGCGGATGGAGCGCGACGCCCTCCGGCACCTGCGCAAGATGGCCACGGCGGCCGCGTGA
- a CDS encoding ammonium transporter codes for MKIDSGTTAWMITATALVLLMTPGLAFFYGGMTRAKSVLNMMMMSFVSIITVSIIWMLYGYSLAFTSNSNEALDSFIGGFGALGLQSVVDTATADDGTGMPTLVFSAFQLTFAIITVALISGSIADRAKFGAWVVFTIAWATLVYFPVAHWVWGGGWLGDLGIEDFAGGTVVHVNAGAAGLALALVLGKRTGWPREPMRPHNLPLVLLGATLLWFGWFGFNAGSELAVDGITGLAFMNTQVATAAAAGSWILVEKLRDGHSTTLGLASGAVSGLVAITPACGFIDPWASLVLGAIAGAASAYAVRLKYRFGYDDSLDVVGVHLVAGAIGAVALGFFAAYPAVDPQGTGLFYGGGFAQLGKQALGPVVVGLYSFVLAWVIGKIIDKTMGFRVSVEAETTGVDVTTHAETGYDLGTIPTSSTTPAASADGRAAATAERVSA; via the coding sequence ATGAAGATCGATAGCGGCACTACAGCCTGGATGATCACAGCGACGGCACTCGTGCTGCTCATGACGCCCGGGCTCGCCTTCTTCTACGGGGGCATGACGAGGGCGAAGAGCGTCCTCAACATGATGATGATGTCGTTCGTAAGCATCATCACCGTGAGCATCATCTGGATGCTCTACGGATACTCCCTCGCCTTCACCAGCAACAGCAACGAAGCCCTCGACAGCTTCATCGGCGGGTTCGGCGCGCTGGGGCTGCAGAGCGTCGTCGACACGGCCACGGCGGACGACGGCACCGGGATGCCGACGCTCGTCTTCTCGGCGTTCCAGCTCACCTTCGCGATCATCACGGTGGCCCTGATCAGCGGCTCCATCGCCGACCGGGCCAAGTTCGGCGCGTGGGTGGTCTTCACGATCGCCTGGGCGACCCTGGTCTACTTCCCGGTGGCCCACTGGGTGTGGGGCGGCGGCTGGCTCGGCGATCTCGGCATCGAGGACTTCGCCGGCGGCACCGTGGTCCACGTGAACGCCGGTGCGGCCGGTCTCGCCCTCGCGCTCGTGCTCGGCAAGCGGACCGGCTGGCCGAGGGAGCCGATGCGCCCGCACAACCTCCCCCTCGTGCTGCTCGGTGCGACCCTGCTGTGGTTCGGCTGGTTCGGGTTCAACGCGGGTTCTGAGCTCGCCGTCGACGGCATCACCGGGCTGGCCTTCATGAACACGCAGGTCGCCACCGCCGCGGCGGCCGGCTCCTGGATCCTCGTCGAGAAGCTGCGCGACGGCCACTCGACCACGCTCGGCCTCGCCTCCGGCGCGGTCTCCGGCCTCGTCGCCATCACCCCCGCGTGCGGTTTCATCGACCCGTGGGCCTCGCTCGTGCTCGGCGCCATCGCCGGTGCGGCCAGCGCCTACGCGGTCCGGCTCAAGTACCGGTTCGGCTACGACGACTCGCTCGACGTCGTCGGCGTCCACCTGGTGGCCGGTGCGATCGGCGCCGTGGCGCTCGGCTTCTTCGCCGCCTACCCGGCCGTGGATCCGCAGGGCACCGGCCTGTTCTACGGCGGCGGGTTCGCCCAGCTCGGCAAGCAGGCGCTCGGACCGGTCGTGGTCGGGCTCTACTCCTTCGTCCTCGCCTGGGTGATCGGGAAGATCATCGACAAGACGATGGGCTTCCGGGTCTCCGTCGAGGCCGAGACCACCGGCGTCGACGTCACCACCCACGCCGAGACCGGTTACGACCTGGGGACCATCCCCACCTCCTCCACCACCCCGGCGGCATCGGCTGACGGCCGGGCGGCCGCCACGGCCGAAAGGGTCAGCGCATGA
- a CDS encoding P-II family nitrogen regulator — protein MKLVTAIIKPSKLDDVKAALGQFGVKGLTVSEAKGYGRQRGQTEVYRGAEYPVHLVPKVRVEVLTADEDAGDVIEVIAKAAQTGQIGDGKVWSVPVDTVVRVRTGERGVDAL, from the coding sequence ATGAAACTCGTCACCGCGATCATCAAGCCGAGCAAGCTGGACGACGTGAAGGCCGCCTTAGGGCAGTTCGGAGTCAAGGGCCTGACGGTCTCCGAGGCGAAGGGGTACGGCAGACAGCGTGGCCAGACGGAGGTCTACCGCGGTGCGGAGTACCCGGTGCACCTCGTTCCGAAGGTCCGGGTGGAGGTGCTGACGGCCGACGAGGACGCCGGGGACGTCATCGAGGTGATCGCCAAGGCGGCCCAGACCGGGCAGATCGGTGATGGCAAGGTGTGGTCCGTCCCGGTGGACACGGTCGTCCGCGTCCGTACGGGTGAGCGTGGAGTGGACGCTCTCTAG
- a CDS encoding sensor histidine kinase, which translates to MRIVGSIDNLDGYRRASVAAEYSVHLRDLAEQLALERDLLVWGGGTRRKFNVDGATELTLAQQQAVVDPLATQVLANLRELDDGFGERTEQQAQQVVTQLENLAAIRKAGSSDGYTALIARILRLHDEFAGVSDDAQIVGRSRALAALAHVKEEVALQRAMLTKELLERYQSFTPAELEDFLAAESREQGYLSTFYAEAPTPTAGRLVTLLNDNDVVSTELTKSWAVTLGLQHVSLSRYQARDKTALRWFQNSTKKIQQIDVVQRELAGAVLDRARQLQSTEQRNALVAGGLIFTLLLLVLAHTALIARSMVIPLRRLRAEALDVAGTRLPEAVQRIRESDQVSAEPEITPIAVGSGDEIDEVAQAFDEVHRQAVRLAAEEARLRANVNAMFVNLSRRTQTLVERQIALIDKLERGEEDGRRLADLFKLDHLATRMRRNSENLLVLAGHEPPRKRTKPARLVDVIRASLSEVEDYERVELKVHRSIAISGHAVNDVIHLVAELIENALSFSPRDTKVIVSSVFVDGGAVMLGVSDSGIGMSHEELAEVNRKLADPPTVDASVAKRMGLFVVGRLAMRHGIRVQLRANSDGTGVVAMVLFPPELVHNADQPAGQPGQPMARTSVGLPIRQPFAGPSPSRPGPFGADPAGAGSRDEANGLVGAGTGPQPWPTPNGGSLGSYPPITQPFAAPVTGSAPPAEQAATAGSGADRFATGPLDRFGTGPFDPSAAGSFDPSPSGPFGRSVTGALGRSGTGAFDPSSTGPLGRPGSGAFDPSPSGPLGRSTTGPIDRSELFPGGTGPFPSASSGTGPLPSFSSDTGPLSSSSSGTGPLSPPTSGTGPLPPVSSGTGPLPSVSDPTLQHGDEYLSIYAEVESAWFRRPERRSGSAAKPGESGAAATASGDAPGSAGGETGERDIWRSRADSGFRAAANVVDPRLGGVTAAGLPKRTPKANLVPGSVAAETGPASPRPPVSAEAVRSRLSSFQQGIRRGRAEVAKGSAEGSGKEEEKGS; encoded by the coding sequence ATGCGCATCGTCGGTTCGATCGACAACCTCGACGGCTACCGGCGGGCGAGCGTGGCCGCGGAGTACTCCGTCCACCTCCGGGATCTCGCCGAGCAGCTCGCCCTCGAGCGCGACCTGCTGGTCTGGGGCGGCGGCACCCGGCGGAAGTTCAACGTGGACGGCGCCACCGAGCTCACCCTCGCCCAGCAGCAGGCGGTGGTCGACCCGCTCGCCACCCAGGTGCTCGCCAACCTCCGCGAGCTCGACGACGGCTTCGGCGAGCGGACCGAGCAGCAGGCGCAGCAGGTCGTCACCCAGCTCGAGAACCTCGCCGCCATCCGGAAGGCCGGATCGTCCGACGGCTACACCGCGCTGATCGCCAGGATCCTCCGGCTGCACGACGAGTTCGCCGGGGTCAGCGACGACGCTCAGATCGTCGGCCGGTCCCGCGCGCTGGCCGCCCTCGCCCACGTCAAGGAGGAGGTGGCGCTGCAGCGCGCGATGCTCACCAAGGAGCTGCTCGAGCGGTACCAGTCCTTCACCCCCGCCGAGCTGGAGGACTTCCTCGCCGCCGAGTCGCGCGAGCAGGGCTACCTCAGCACCTTCTACGCCGAGGCGCCCACGCCCACCGCGGGCCGCCTGGTGACCCTGCTCAACGACAACGACGTCGTCAGCACGGAGCTGACCAAGTCCTGGGCGGTCACCCTCGGCCTGCAGCACGTCTCCCTCAGCCGGTACCAGGCCCGGGACAAGACCGCGCTGCGCTGGTTCCAGAACAGCACCAAGAAGATCCAGCAGATCGACGTCGTGCAGCGCGAGCTCGCCGGCGCGGTGCTCGACCGGGCCCGGCAGCTCCAGTCGACCGAGCAGCGCAACGCGCTGGTCGCGGGTGGGCTGATCTTCACGCTCCTCCTGCTGGTCCTCGCCCACACCGCGCTCATCGCGCGATCGATGGTCATCCCGCTGCGCCGGCTGCGGGCCGAGGCGCTCGACGTCGCCGGCACCCGCCTACCCGAGGCCGTGCAGCGGATCCGGGAGTCGGACCAGGTGTCGGCCGAACCGGAGATCACCCCGATCGCGGTGGGCAGCGGCGACGAGATCGATGAGGTCGCCCAGGCCTTCGACGAGGTCCACCGCCAGGCCGTACGGCTCGCGGCCGAAGAGGCGCGGCTCCGGGCGAACGTCAACGCGATGTTCGTCAACCTGTCCCGCCGCACCCAGACGCTCGTGGAGCGCCAGATCGCGCTGATCGACAAGCTGGAGCGCGGCGAGGAGGACGGGCGGCGCCTCGCCGACCTGTTCAAGCTCGACCACCTCGCCACCCGCATGCGGCGCAACAGTGAGAACCTGCTGGTTCTCGCCGGCCACGAGCCGCCGCGCAAGCGGACCAAGCCGGCCCGGCTCGTCGACGTGATCCGCGCCTCGCTCTCCGAGGTCGAGGACTACGAGCGCGTCGAGCTCAAGGTGCACCGCAGCATCGCGATCTCCGGCCACGCGGTCAACGACGTGATCCACCTCGTGGCCGAGCTGATCGAGAACGCGCTCTCCTTCTCGCCGCGCGACACCAAGGTCATCGTCTCGAGCGTCTTCGTCGACGGCGGCGCCGTCATGCTCGGCGTGAGCGACTCCGGCATCGGCATGTCCCACGAGGAGCTGGCCGAGGTCAACCGCAAGCTCGCCGACCCGCCGACCGTGGACGCCTCGGTCGCCAAGCGGATGGGCCTGTTCGTGGTCGGGCGGCTCGCGATGCGGCACGGGATCCGGGTCCAGCTCCGCGCCAACAGCGACGGCACCGGCGTGGTCGCCATGGTGCTCTTCCCGCCGGAGCTCGTCCACAACGCCGACCAGCCCGCGGGCCAGCCCGGGCAGCCGATGGCGCGGACGAGCGTCGGCCTCCCGATCCGCCAGCCGTTCGCCGGCCCGTCCCCGAGCAGGCCGGGGCCGTTCGGGGCGGACCCCGCCGGCGCGGGGAGCCGGGACGAGGCGAACGGCCTGGTGGGCGCGGGCACGGGGCCCCAGCCCTGGCCCACGCCGAACGGAGGCTCCCTGGGGAGCTACCCGCCCATCACCCAGCCGTTCGCGGCTCCGGTCACCGGCTCGGCGCCGCCCGCGGAGCAGGCGGCGACGGCGGGCTCCGGCGCCGATCGGTTCGCGACGGGTCCCCTCGACCGGTTCGGGACCGGCCCGTTCGATCCGTCCGCGGCGGGCTCCTTCGACCCGTCGCCGTCGGGCCCGTTCGGCCGGTCCGTGACGGGCGCTCTCGGCCGGTCCGGGACCGGTGCGTTCGACCCGTCGTCGACCGGCCCCCTCGGCCGGCCGGGGTCCGGTGCGTTCGACCCGTCGCCGTCGGGCCCGCTCGGCCGGTCCACGACCGGGCCCATCGACCGTTCGGAGCTCTTCCCGGGGGGCACCGGGCCGTTCCCGTCGGCTTCCTCGGGCACCGGGCCGCTGCCGTCGTTCTCGTCCGACACGGGGCCGCTGTCATCGTCCTCGTCGGGCACCGGGCCGCTGTCGCCGCCCACCTCGGGTACGGGCCCGCTGCCGCCGGTGTCCTCGGGCACGGGGCCGCTCCCGTCGGTGAGCGACCCGACGCTGCAGCATGGCGACGAGTACCTGTCGATCTACGCGGAGGTGGAGTCCGCGTGGTTCCGGCGCCCCGAGCGGAGAAGCGGCTCCGCGGCGAAGCCGGGCGAGTCCGGCGCCGCGGCGACCGCCAGCGGCGACGCTCCCGGCTCGGCGGGCGGCGAGACCGGGGAGCGCGACATCTGGCGGTCCCGCGCGGACAGCGGCTTCCGCGCGGCCGCGAACGTGGTGGACCCCCGGCTCGGGGGGGTCACGGCCGCCGGGTTGCCGAAACGCACGCCCAAGGCCAACCTTGTCCCCGGATCGGTCGCCGCTGAGACCGGGCCTGCGAGCCCTCGTCCCCCGGTCTCCGCGGAGGCCGTGCGCAGCCGGCTCTCGAGCTTCCAGCAGGGCATCCGGCGCGGCCGGGCAGAGGTGGCCAAGGGCTCTGCCGAAGGGTCGGGTAAGGAGGAGGAGAAGGGTTCGTGA
- a CDS encoding roadblock/LC7 domain-containing protein, with amino-acid sequence MTELSAEARRFDWLITEFVTNTPGVAHAVVVSSDGLRLAQSEGFPPDRADQLAAVAAGLLSLTVGASRVFEGGPVTQTIVEMQRGLLLVMAISDGSCLAVLAAPDCDLGLVAYQMTLLVERAGQVLTPALRAELQMARR; translated from the coding sequence GTGACTGAGCTGAGCGCGGAAGCGCGCAGGTTCGACTGGCTGATCACCGAGTTCGTCACCAACACCCCGGGTGTCGCACACGCGGTCGTGGTGTCGTCGGACGGCCTGCGGCTGGCCCAGTCGGAGGGCTTTCCGCCCGACCGTGCCGATCAGCTCGCCGCCGTCGCCGCCGGCCTGCTCAGCCTCACCGTGGGTGCCTCCCGGGTGTTCGAGGGCGGCCCGGTCACCCAGACGATCGTCGAGATGCAGCGGGGTCTCCTGCTCGTCATGGCGATCAGCGATGGTTCGTGTCTCGCCGTCCTCGCGGCCCCGGACTGTGACCTGGGCCTGGTGGCGTACCAGATGACGCTGCTCGTCGAGCGGGCGGGCCAGGTGCTCACGCCCGCACTCCGTGCCGAGCTGCAAATGGCCCGGCGCTAG